In Calonectris borealis chromosome 20, bCalBor7.hap1.2, whole genome shotgun sequence, a genomic segment contains:
- the SGSH gene encoding N-sulfoglucosamine sulfohydrolase isoform X2 codes for MRLWALAVLLGALRTDGTPAPARNVLLLLADDGGFESGTYNNSAIRTPNLDALARRSVVFQNAFTSVSSCSPSRASILTGLPQHQNGMYGLHQDVHHFNSFDSVRSLPRLLSQARVRTGIIGKKHVGPEAVYPFDFAYTEENSSVLQVGRNITRIKALVRQFLQSQDERPFFLYVAFHDPHRCGHSQPQFGAFCEKFGNGESGMGWIPDWKPQLYRPEQVQVPHFVPDTPAARADLAAQYTTIGRMDQGIGLVLEELQRAGFHNRTLVIYTSDNGIPFPSGRTNLYRSGTAEPLLISSPEHTERWGQVSQAFATLLASLARSGCSSPESLSCQHWSRSSPGPPPSAARATTR; via the exons ATGCGGCTCTGGGCGCTGGCGGTGCTGCTGGGCGCGCTCCGGACCGAcgggaccccggccccggcccgcaaCGTGCTGCTCCTCCTGG CAGATGATGGTGGCTTTGAGAGCGGCACCTACAACAACTCGGCCATCCGGACGCCCAACCTGGACGCACTGGCCCGGCGCAGCGTGGTCTTCCAGAACGCCTTCACCTCTGTCAGCAGCTGCTCCCCGAGCCGGGCCAGCATCCTGACCGGTTTACCGCAG caccagAATGGGATGTACGGGCTGCACCAGGACGTGCACCACTTCAACTCCTTCGACAGCGTGCGGAGCCTGCCCCGGCTGCTCAGCCAAGCACGCGTCCGGACAG GGATAATTGGGAAGAAGCACGTTGGGCCCGAGGCTGTCTACCCCTTCGACTTCGCCTACACAGAGGAGAACAGTTCGGTCTTGCAGGTTGGGAGAAACATCACTCGAATCAAAGCGCTCGTCCGGCAGTTCCTGCAGAGCCAGGACGAGAG GCCTTTCTTCCTCTACGTCGCCTTCCACGACCCGCACCGCTGCGGGCACTCCCAGCCCCAATTCGGGGCCTTTTGTGAGAAATTCGGCAACGGAGAGAGCGGCATGGGCTGGATCCCAGACTGGAAGCCACAGCTCTACCGCCCAGAGCAAGTGCAG GTCCCCCACTTTGTTCCAGACACGCCGGCTGCCCGGGCAGACCTGGCAGCCCAGTACACAACCATCGGGCGCATGGACCAAG GGATCGGGCTGGTCCTGGAGGAGCTGCAGCGTGCCGGCTTCCACAACCGCACGCTGGTGATCTACACCTCTGACAACGGCATCCCCTTCCCCAGCGGCAGGACCAACCTCTACCGGTCGGGCACGGCCGAGCCCCTGCTGATCTCCTCCCCCGAGCACACCGAGCGCTGGGGGCAGGTCAGCCAGGCCTTCGCCACCCTCCTGG CATCTTTGGCACGAAGCGGGTGCAGCTCACCGGAAAGTCTCTCCTGCCAGCACTGGAGTCGGAGCAGCCCTGGGCCACCGCCTTCAGCAGCCAGAGCCACCACGAGGTGA
- the SGSH gene encoding N-sulfoglucosamine sulfohydrolase isoform X1 translates to MRLWALAVLLGALRTDGTPAPARNVLLLLADDGGFESGTYNNSAIRTPNLDALARRSVVFQNAFTSVSSCSPSRASILTGLPQHQNGMYGLHQDVHHFNSFDSVRSLPRLLSQARVRTGIIGKKHVGPEAVYPFDFAYTEENSSVLQVGRNITRIKALVRQFLQSQDERPFFLYVAFHDPHRCGHSQPQFGAFCEKFGNGESGMGWIPDWKPQLYRPEQVQVPHFVPDTPAARADLAAQYTTIGRMDQGIGLVLEELQRAGFHNRTLVIYTSDNGIPFPSGRTNLYRSGTAEPLLISSPEHTERWGQVSQAFATLLDLTPTILDWFSIPYPSYSIFGTKRVQLTGKSLLPALESEQPWATAFSSQSHHEVTMYYPMRAVQHQQFRLIHNLNYKMPFPIDQDFYISPTFQDLLNRTRAGQPTHWSKTLHQYYYRDRWELFDCSRDPTESQNLAPDPRYAAVFQLLRAQLLKWQWDTGDPWVCAPDAVLEEKLSPPCRPLHNEL, encoded by the exons ATGCGGCTCTGGGCGCTGGCGGTGCTGCTGGGCGCGCTCCGGACCGAcgggaccccggccccggcccgcaaCGTGCTGCTCCTCCTGG CAGATGATGGTGGCTTTGAGAGCGGCACCTACAACAACTCGGCCATCCGGACGCCCAACCTGGACGCACTGGCCCGGCGCAGCGTGGTCTTCCAGAACGCCTTCACCTCTGTCAGCAGCTGCTCCCCGAGCCGGGCCAGCATCCTGACCGGTTTACCGCAG caccagAATGGGATGTACGGGCTGCACCAGGACGTGCACCACTTCAACTCCTTCGACAGCGTGCGGAGCCTGCCCCGGCTGCTCAGCCAAGCACGCGTCCGGACAG GGATAATTGGGAAGAAGCACGTTGGGCCCGAGGCTGTCTACCCCTTCGACTTCGCCTACACAGAGGAGAACAGTTCGGTCTTGCAGGTTGGGAGAAACATCACTCGAATCAAAGCGCTCGTCCGGCAGTTCCTGCAGAGCCAGGACGAGAG GCCTTTCTTCCTCTACGTCGCCTTCCACGACCCGCACCGCTGCGGGCACTCCCAGCCCCAATTCGGGGCCTTTTGTGAGAAATTCGGCAACGGAGAGAGCGGCATGGGCTGGATCCCAGACTGGAAGCCACAGCTCTACCGCCCAGAGCAAGTGCAG GTCCCCCACTTTGTTCCAGACACGCCGGCTGCCCGGGCAGACCTGGCAGCCCAGTACACAACCATCGGGCGCATGGACCAAG GGATCGGGCTGGTCCTGGAGGAGCTGCAGCGTGCCGGCTTCCACAACCGCACGCTGGTGATCTACACCTCTGACAACGGCATCCCCTTCCCCAGCGGCAGGACCAACCTCTACCGGTCGGGCACGGCCGAGCCCCTGCTGATCTCCTCCCCCGAGCACACCGAGCGCTGGGGGCAGGTCAGCCAGGCCTTCGCCACCCTCCTGG aTCTCACACCGACCATTTTGGACTGGTTCTCCATCCCCTACCCTTCTTACAGCATCTTTGGCACGAAGCGGGTGCAGCTCACCGGAAAGTCTCTCCTGCCAGCACTGGAGTCGGAGCAGCCCTGGGCCACCGCCTTCAGCAGCCAGAGCCACCACGAGGTGACCATGTACTACCCCATGCGAGCCGTCCAGCACCAGCAGTTCCGCCTCATTCACAACCTCAACTACAAGATGCCCTTTCCCATTGACCAGGACTTCTACATCTCGCCCACTTTCCAAGACCTGCTCAACCGCACCAGGGCCGGGCAGCCAACCCACTGGAGCAAGACCCTGCACCAGTACTACTACAGGGACCGCTGGGAGCTCTTTGACTGCAGCCGCGACCCCACCGAGAGCCAGAACCTGGCCCCCGACCCCCGCTACGCCGCCGTCTTCCAGCTGCTTCGTGCGCAGCTCTTGAAGTGGCAGTGGGACACGGGTGACCCCTGGGTGTGTGCCCCCGACGCCGTCCTGGAGGAGAAACTGAGCCCCCCGTGCCGGCCGCTGCACAACGAGCTGTGA